One Castanea sativa cultivar Marrone di Chiusa Pesio chromosome 4, ASM4071231v1 DNA window includes the following coding sequences:
- the LOC142630571 gene encoding uncharacterized protein LOC142630571 produces MSKRVIKTLLFHSLPSFSSSLSLNSYPKSSPIISRQNLLSVISRFVSTYSPDNLDGLIDPDDPFSLDNSRVKPVSAEDFAFLQDSSMDSNAVSGSSGGKLDSGKCSNDAALIVNAIHSNGDVFGDKTHKFLRQFRDKLNETLVVEVLSLVQNPELGVKFFVWAGRQIGYSHTGVVYDALLERLGCDSNERIPEQFLGEIKDDDKEVLGKLLNFLIQKCCRNGLWNLALEELGRLKDFGYKPTRWTYNALVQVFLKADRLDTAYLVHREMSSSGFSMDEFTLSCFAQSLCKAGRWREALSLFEEEEIVPNTILYTKMISGLCEASLFEEAMDFLNRMRTSSCIPNVVTYRTLLCGCLRKRQLGRCKRILSMMITEGCYPSPKIFNSLVHAFCRSGDYSYAYKLLKKMVKCSCQPGYVVYNILIGSICGNEKLPSSDVLELAEKAYGEMLDAGVVLNKVNVSNFARCLCGAGKFERAYTVIREMMSKGFIPDTSTYAKVIGFLCNASKVEKAFLLFEEMKGNGIVPDVYTYTILIDSFCKSGLIKQARNWFDEMVRDGCAPNVVTYTALIHAYLKARKLSNANDLFEIMCSEGCIPNVITYTALIDGHCKAGEIEKACQIYARMRGNVEISDVDMYFRIDDGNSKEPNVFTYGALVDGLCKAHKVKEARNLLDAMSVEGCEPNHIVYDALIDGFCKAGKLDDAQEVFAKMSEHGYSPNVYTYSSLIDRLFKDKRLDLALKVLSKMLENSCAPNVVIYTEMIDDLCKFGKTNEAYKLMLMMEEKGCYPNVVTYTAMIDGFGKVGKVEKCIELLREMGSKGCAPNFVTYRVLINHCCATGLLDEAHKLLDEIKQTYWPRHISSYCKVIEGFNREFIISLGLLDETSENDSVPIVPVYRILIDSFIKAGRLESALELHEEIPSFFPLKAASKNMYTSLIESLSRAGKVVKAFELYTDMVRMGGVAELSTFVHLIKGLININKWEEALQLSDSICQMDIHWLQQEDTSSRN; encoded by the exons atgAGCAAAAGAGTGATAAAGACTCTTCTCTTTCACTCACTcccttctttctcttcctctctttctctcaactCCTACCCCAAATCTTCACCCATTATCTCCCGCCAAAATCTCCTCTCCGTCATTTCCAGATTCGTCTCCACCTATTCCCCCGACAATCTCGACGGCCTGATCGATCCTGACGACCCCTTTTCGCTTGATAATTCGCGGGTCAAGCCCGTTTCAGCCGAAGATTTTGCCTTTCTGCAGGACTCTTCCATGGATTCCAATGCTGTTAGTGGGTCTTCTGGTGGAAAACTCGACTCCGGTAAGTGTTCAAATGATGCTGCTTTGATAGTTAATGCAATTCATAGTAATGGTGATGTGTTTGGTGACAAAACCCACAAGTTTCTTAGGCAGTTTAGGGACAAATTGAATGAGACTTTAGTGGTTGAGGTGTTGAGTCTTGTGCAAAATCCTGAATTGGGTGTCAAGTTTTTTGTTTGGGCGGGGCGGCAAATTGGGTATAGTCACACTGGAGTTGTGTATGACGCATTGTTAGAGAGATTGGGGTGTGATAGTAATGAGAGAATACCGGAACAATTTTTAGGAGAGATTAAGGATGATGATAAGGAAGTGCTTGGGAAGTTGCTTAATTTTTTGATTCAAAAGTGTTGCCGAAATGGGTTGTGGAATTTAGCATTGGAGGAGCTTGGGAGGCTTAAGGATTTTGGGTACAAGCCCACGAGATGGACGTATAATGCATTGGTTCAAGTGTTTCTTAAAGCCGATCGGTTGGACACGGCTTATTTGGTTCATAGGGAGATGTCGAGTTCAGGGTTTAGTATGGATGAGTTTACCTTAAGTTGTTTTGCACAATCTCTCTGCAAAGCGGGGAGGTGGAGAGAAGCTCTCTCGCTGTTTGAGGAGGAAGAAATTGTGCCCAACACAATTCTTTATACAAAGATGATATCTGGGTTGTGTGAAGCTTCTCTTTTTGAGGAAGCTATGGATTTCTTGAACAGAATGCGGACTAGTTCTTGTATTCCTAATGTTGTGACATATAGGACTTTGCTTTGTGGGTGTTTGAGGAAAAGACAGCTTGGTAGGTGTAAGAGAATTCTTAGTATGATGATCACAGAAGGTTGTTATCCTAGTCCTAAGATTTTTAATTCTCTTGTTCATGCCTTTTGCAGATCAGGAGATTATTCTTATGCCTATAAGTTGCTTAAGAAAATGGTCAAATGTAGTTGCCAGCCAGGTTATGTGGTTTACAATATCTTGATTGGTAGTATATGCGGCAATGAAAAATTACCAAGCTCAGATGTTTTGGAGCTGGCTGAGAAAGCTTATGGTGAGATGCTTGATGCGGGGGTCGTATTGAATAAGGTCAATGTCAGCAATTTTGCTCGATGTCTTTGTGGTGCTGGAAAATTTGAGAGGGCATATACTGTTATTCGTGAAATGATGAGTAAGGGATTCATACCTGATACTAGTACCTATGCTAAAGTGATTGGCTTTTTGTGTAATGCCTCCAAGGTAGAGAAGGCCTTTTTATTGTTTGAAGAAATGAAAGGGAACGGTATTGTTCCTGATGTTTATACATATACAATTTTAATTGATAGTTTCTGTAAATCTGGTCTTATTAAACAGGCTCGCAACTGGTTTGATGAAATGGTAAGGGATGGTTGTGCCCCTAATGTGGTGACATATACTGCTCTTATACATGCCTACCTTAAAGCTAGGAAACTTTCCAATGCAAATGATCTGTTTGAGATTATGTGTTCTGAAGGTTGCATTCCTAATGTTATAACATATACGGCTTTGATTGATGGCCACTGTAAAGCTGGGGAGATTGAAAAAGCATGCCAAATATATGCGAGAATGAGAGGTAATGTGGAAATTTCTGATGTAGATATGTATTTTAGAATTGATGATGGCAATTCCAAAGAGCCAAATGTGTTTACATATGGAGCATTGGTTGATGGTTTGTGCAAAGCTCACAAGGTCAAAGAGGCCCGTAACTTGTTAGATGCTATGTCAGTGGAAGGCTGTGAGCCAAACCATATCGTGTATGATGCTCTTATAGATGGATTCTGCAAAGCTGGGAAGCTAGATGATGCACAAGAGGTGTTTGCTAAGATGTCAGAGCATGGATATAGTCCTAATGTCTATACTTACAGCTCTTTGATTGACAGGTTGTTTAAGGATAAAAGACTGGATCTTGCTTTGAAAGTCTTGTCCAAAATGCTAGAAAATTCTTGTGCACCAAATGTTGTCATATACACAGAGATGATTGATGACCTCTGTAAATTTGGAAAGACAAATGAAGCCTATAAGCTTATGCTAATGATGGAAGAAAAGGGGTGTTATCCAAATGTTGTGACTTATACTGCAATGATAGATGGCTTTGGGAAAGTGGGTAAAGTCGAAAAATGTATTGAGCTCTTGAGAGAAATGGGCTCAAAGGGTTGTGCTCCTAATTTTGTCACCTACAGGGTTCTTATAAATCACTGTTGTGCCACTGGCCTTCTGGATGAGGCTCATAAACTCTTGGATGAAATAAAACAGACATATTGGCCAAGGCATATATCAAGCTACTGTAAGGTCATTGAAGGTTTCAACCGAGAGTTTATTATCTCACTTGGGCTTTTAGATGAGACCAGTGAGAATGATTCTGTTCCTATCGTTCCAGTATACAGAATACTGATTGATAGTTTTATTAAAGCTGGGAGATTAGAATCAGCTCTGGAGCTGCATGAAGAGATTCCatcatttttccctttaaaaGCGGCCAGCAAGAATATGTATACTTCTTTGATTGAGAGCCTTTCCCGTGCAGGTAAAGTCGTTAAGGCTTTTGAGCTGTACACAGATATGGTCAGGATGGGTGGTGTTGCAGAGCTGAGCACATTTGTTCACCTTATTAAAGGGCTTATCAATATTAACAAGTGGGAAGAGGCACTTCAACTGTCAGATAGCATATGTCAGATG GATATCCATTGGCTTCAACAAGAAGATACATCTTCCAGAAATTAG